Proteins found in one Calditrichota bacterium genomic segment:
- a CDS encoding NAD(P)/FAD-dependent oxidoreductase — MTTDYDVIVIGSGAGGLAAAVPLAQAGLRVLVCEQHEVPGGWTHSFTLNGYRFSPGVHYIGDLEADGFLRAIYEGLGVSKDLIFLELNPEGYDHIFLGKERFDLPKGKENLIERLKSRFPHDAKGIDTYFETISGLMKNINRLGNIHGPAEALKSAGGLLSIFKWSRKTGQDLIDAHVSDPVLKGVLSGQSGDHGLPPSRVSAFVHAGITAHYFNGGYYPKGGGFAIPKAFVRALTQAGGEIRLKSPVEKILLENRRVIGVRLSDGTEIRSRFVISNADPEVTFGKMVGREHISPKLRRKLDRVTYSTSSLSLFFAVDMDLRAAGLDSGNCWYYENENVDEIYKLGLTDYALKAEMPKSVFLTVTTLKDPSKMHHGHHTCEAFTFVGYDAFQKWAGEKSGARSSDYQALKETLARRMFRALDKRIPGLSDHVVFWNLASPLTNEFYINSTRGSLYGIEKSPSQVGPGSFPIRTEIDGLFMCGANTLSHGVAGVTATGLAAAKKILHCRTKDLLTQNGPPLRIYPSEDPSQWPESLRIRIEKGKER; from the coding sequence ATGACTACCGATTACGACGTTATTGTGATTGGCTCCGGCGCAGGCGGGTTGGCAGCAGCCGTCCCACTGGCGCAAGCCGGATTAAGGGTACTTGTGTGCGAACAGCACGAAGTCCCCGGGGGCTGGACCCATTCTTTTACACTCAACGGATACCGGTTCAGCCCGGGTGTGCATTACATCGGCGATCTGGAAGCCGACGGGTTTCTGCGCGCCATTTACGAAGGGCTCGGCGTTTCCAAGGATTTGATTTTTTTGGAACTGAATCCGGAAGGCTACGACCACATTTTTTTGGGAAAGGAACGTTTTGATCTGCCCAAAGGAAAAGAAAACCTCATAGAACGATTAAAGTCGCGTTTCCCCCACGACGCAAAGGGGATTGATACCTACTTTGAAACCATTTCCGGGCTCATGAAAAACATCAACCGTCTGGGAAATATTCACGGTCCGGCAGAGGCCCTAAAATCAGCAGGCGGCTTGCTTTCAATCTTTAAATGGAGCCGAAAAACCGGACAGGATTTGATTGACGCACATGTTTCGGATCCCGTATTAAAGGGTGTTCTGTCCGGACAATCGGGCGATCACGGTCTGCCTCCGTCGCGGGTTTCAGCATTCGTTCATGCGGGAATTACCGCGCATTACTTCAATGGGGGATATTATCCAAAGGGCGGGGGTTTTGCCATTCCAAAAGCATTTGTACGGGCACTCACCCAGGCAGGCGGAGAAATCCGGCTCAAATCCCCTGTGGAAAAAATCCTTCTGGAAAACCGCCGCGTCATTGGGGTACGCCTCTCTGACGGAACAGAAATCCGTTCCCGCTTTGTCATCAGCAACGCCGATCCCGAGGTGACTTTCGGCAAAATGGTGGGACGGGAACACATCAGCCCAAAGCTGAGGCGGAAACTGGATCGCGTAACCTATTCAACATCGTCGCTGAGCCTGTTTTTTGCCGTGGACATGGACCTTCGGGCAGCCGGCCTGGACTCGGGAAATTGCTGGTATTATGAAAATGAAAATGTGGATGAGATTTACAAACTGGGATTAACCGATTACGCGTTGAAGGCCGAGATGCCGAAATCTGTTTTTTTGACGGTTACCACATTAAAGGATCCCTCAAAAATGCACCACGGCCATCACACCTGTGAAGCGTTTACGTTTGTCGGCTACGACGCTTTCCAAAAATGGGCCGGAGAAAAATCGGGCGCCCGCTCAAGCGATTATCAGGCCCTGAAGGAAACCCTGGCCCGGCGCATGTTTCGTGCCCTGGACAAACGCATTCCGGGATTAAGTGATCACGTTGTTTTCTGGAACCTGGCCTCACCGCTTACCAATGAATTTTACATCAACAGCACGCGCGGCAGTTTGTACGGGATCGAAAAATCGCCTTCGCAGGTGGGACCGGGATCTTTTCCCATCCGCACGGAGATTGACGGCCTGTTCATGTGTGGTGCCAACACACTCAGTCACGGTGTGGCCGGCGTAACGGCAACCGGACTGGCCGCCGCAAAAAAGATCTTGCACTGCCGCACAAAGGATCTTTTAACACAAAACGGCCCCCCGCTTCGGATTTACCCTTCGGAAGATCCGTCGCAGTGGCCGGAATCCCTGCGCATACGCATTGAAAAAGGGAAGGAGAGGTAG